A window of the Aquarana catesbeiana isolate 2022-GZ linkage group LG05, ASM4218655v1, whole genome shotgun sequence genome harbors these coding sequences:
- the LOC141145883 gene encoding cytochrome c oxidase assembly factor 6 homolog: MSAPSAQERKACWDSRDRYWQCLDDTKEDKDKCQQIRKGYEQNCPLTWIKYFDKRRDYLKYKAEMERKGFEPAETAKNS, from the coding sequence ATGTCGGCGCCCTCCGCACAGGAGAGGAAAGCATGCTGGGACTCCAGGGACCGGTACTGGCAATGCCTGGATGACACCAAGGAAGACAAGGACAAGTGCCAGCAGATCAGGAAGGGCTATGAGCAGAACTGTCCGCTGACATGGATTAAATACTTTGATAAGAGAAGAGATTATCTGAAGTACAAAGCTGAAATGGAACGTAAAGGGTTTGAGCCGGCAGAAACAGCCAAGAACTCATAG